The Phormidium yuhuli AB48 DNA window CAACCCTCGGTAGCGGATAAACAGTAAAATGGCGGCCCAGGACCCTAACGCCACCTTAAACGCCACGAGGATATTCATTATAGGAATCATCCCACCACTTAAAAGGCTGCCAAATTCGCCGTCCGGTAAGGAAAATCCCAGTAAGGTTAACGCCGCTAGGATAATAAACAGCAACACCGACAGTTTTTCGGCTAAGGCCGCTCGCCAGCGTTTATAAATTCCTTCCATCCATTCAGCGTTAGAGGTAATCGCCACCAGGCCAATGGCTGTTCCCCCCGCCACCCCCGCCGCAAAGCCGCCACCGGGACTGAGATGGCCGCGAATGGCCAATTCAATGCTGACGAGGGCCGAGATGAGGGCCCCGAGGCGAGCTAGGACAATTGAGGGGCGATCGGAGAACTGATACACCTGGCTCAGGGGTTTATCGTTGGCTAAGAGAAATTTACAGCCCATAATCGCGATGGTAAATACCACCACCTCAAAGATGGTGTCATAGATGCGATTCCTGAAAATAATCCCGGTGATAGTGTTGGGAATTCCACTGTCATTGACAATTAAATCAATAATGGAGGGTTCGGGCCAATCCGGGGCTGGGTTGGGGAACAGGAGAAATTGCAGAAAAATGGCCCCCACGGCCGCTAAGTAAAACCATTTCATCGCGAGTGACCTCCATAGGGGACGGGTTCTGGGGGGGTCAGGGTTGGGTCAGGGATGGTGACGAGGTGATTGTCTGTTAGGGTCAAATCCCCTTGCATCAGTTCGTAGATGCGTTGGATGCGGGTGGTCATGCGAAAGGGTTTTTCGGGGTTATGGTCTTTATCGACCGTTTCGGCGATCGCATGAACCTCCTCCGTTACTAGGGCCTGATGCAGGGTCTCGGCGTTGGGATAGGTGACTAACTCTAAGCGTAGATGATACCGCTCCAGCATCGGGCGTAACTCTTGCCAGAGTTGTCCCCACTGGCGATTGCAACTTAATCCTTGTAACTCCGATCCCCGTATCCCCAAACGCAACACGAGAGAGGAACGCACGGCCACCGCATAGAGGGTAATGGCTAACATTGTCCCCACTAAGGCTTCTGTTAACGCCACATCCGCCGCCCCCAAGACTGCATAGACAAGAGCGGCGATCGCCCCCATAATGCCCCGAATGACTAAGGCTTGATAGGGATTGCGCGATCGCACCAACATTAAGGCGGTTAAGGGCAATAACAGCACAATCCAGTCAATGTAGATATCACTCATGATCCAAGCGGTTTTGAGAACAATAGGCTAGGACATAGCCTAAAATTGTATTCCAAATAGCTAATGATAACAGGGCTAATAACAGCAAGGGCCATTCATTGGGAATCTTCAATAATAATCCCAACAAAATACTCATTGAGCCGAGAGTATCCGATACAGAAAGACTGTGTAGTTTAAACAACACAGAGCGATGTCCCAACAAGGGAAAGGTTCCCCAAAACCAAAGCACCAGACCAAATCCCATACAAAATAGACTCAGATTTTCAACCATAAAACCCCCGATTTGACACGTCATTCAGTCGTTTGATGACATTAGCTAACAGCATTAGGGCGGCATTGCCAACACTGAGGATAATCACACCCACTAAACCAATCATCCAATCATCCCGTAGAACAGCAACGACAAGAATAATCATAGAAGTTTTGGTTTCAATACTGGCAAAGGCTAAAATTTTTTGCCAGATATCATCATCTTGCCAAGCTTCATAGACCGGCAGGAGTAAACAGACCAGCATTCCAATCAAGATTCCTAACATGAGGCTCAACTCCGGTTAATTTTATGAACTTCATACCAGCCTTCTTCATGGTATTTTACCACGACGGTTTTAGGGGTAAATGTAATTAAGAAGATGTCCAAAAAAATCAAACCAGGGGTTCGTTGAGGTTTGACCCGTTCTAGGGTAATTTCCTCTTGGTTATGGGGAGATACCATAATTTCAATGGCTTCCCAATAGGCTTGAGGAACGGCCACAACAATCTCCCAGAACACTCGCAACCAATCCTGAAGACGACTTGGGGTTTTGTTCAGTCCCGGTAGCAGAAAGGCGATGGCAATACCGAGACTAATATTCAAGATACTGAAATCAGCCGTCAGCAAAAACCAGATACTCAGTCGTAAAAACAGATTTAGGTAGCCAATCATAGTACCACTCCCCAAAATAGGATGATTAATACGAGAGTCATCACTCCCAACAGATGTTCTAGGGCCTCACCAATGCGAGGAATTTGCCAATGTACCTTCCTCAAAACGACCCAGTAGAGGCCCCACCCCACGAGAACAATGGCTATAGATTTGAAGAGATTAAAGACCGTGTAGGCGGGCAAATAAACACTGTTTGCTACCACAAGTCCTAAAATTAATACCCCCACCAAAATTAGAAAATTTGGAGATACTGGTCGTGAGGATGAGCGATGGGGTAAAAACACAAATTTTGCGTAAAGAACTGCCGTACCAATGGCGGCAATTGTCATGAGAATGTTGGGGATGAGGGGTAACTGAGCTAGGGTTAACTTCTTAGCTCCGAATCCGACCCATAAGGGCGCGCCAGAAATAGATAAACAACCGATGAAGAGGGGAACCCAGAGAACGCTAGCCATGGGTTTTTGCTGAAGTTGCTCTAAATCACGACTGGGTAAGGCTCCCACGACGAAAAAGAGTAAGGCTTTCACCAGTCCATGGGCTAAGGCATAAATTCCCCCCACTGCCGGGGCAACCATAATCCAGCCCAATTGAGAAATGGTTGAGGAGGCTAACACCCGTTTGGTGTCTCGCTCAAAGAGTCCATACGCCACTCCAAAAAAGGCAGTCGCAATCCCCAAAACTTGGACAATGGGTTGAATGTCTTCCAGGAGTAAGGCGCAGCGAATGAGGGGAAAGACACCGGCTTTTTCCACGATTCCAGATAGGAGAACCGAGACGGAGGTATCGGATTCAGCATTGGTGAGAGGAGACCATAAGCCGGATATAAAGATACCTCCTTTGCTTAAGAGTCCCAACAGAATCAGGGCGATCGCCTCTGGGGGAGCGTTCATTAAGCCGTCAAAATGAAAGGAGTGATTGGCTTGATACACTAAAATCGCTCCCACTAGGTAGAAGAGCATCGCCGTATTGCTAATGAAGAGATAGCGTAAGCCAATCCAAATGAGACGGTCGGTTAGGGGATAGGCAATCAGCAAAAAAACGGTAATGCTAATTACTTCTAGGTTGACGTAAAGACTCAGGAAATCCGCCGAAATAAATACGGCATTGAGACTTCCTTGTAAAATGGTGAATTGGGTATAAAAAAAGGCAGATTTATTCTGGCTCCAACAGTAAATCAGAACCGATAACATCACTAAAGCATTTGTTAAAATAAAATAACCACTGAGAGAGTCGATTTGTAAGCTAATGCCAAAATTATCTAAAAGCTGAGGCTCCACAACCTCTTGATGTCCCAGGATTTGCACGCTATAGCCGAGGGAAAGAAGGGTAATTCCTAAGGCGAGATAGGGTGCTAGTGGCGGTAATAGGTAGATGGTTAAGCCAATTAGGAGGGGTAAGGTAATTCCGACAATCGTTAGAGGAGTCATGGTGTGTTGTTGCGCTCAATATTCGGGGTTTCTAAGGTCGGATTGTTATGAGCGAGTTTCATGGTCCCGACCAGCATCAGGGCCTGGATGGAAAAGCCGATTACGATGGCGGTTAGGATGACAGCTTGGGGAACTGGATCGGCATAAATCAACTCCTCCTCGGGTTTCTGGATCGGGGTGGCTAGGCCCTTGCGGGCCGCAATCAGGACGTAGTAGGAGATGACTCCGGTACTCATCACGTCCATGGAGATGATCTTCATCAACAGGTTCTGTTTGAACATCATGCCGACGAATCCCAAGAGGATGGTGGCGAGGAGGCTGGCTTCTAACACAGATGCGACAAGTCGTGACGGGTGTACAAATCAGTTCAGGTGTTATGATTAATCTAGCACGATTTTTTAGTGTTGTCACGACTTGGCACTATAACTTTTGGTTGTGCGACGGGCAAATATGACTTATAGTGCGAGACTACCTATCCCCTGTTGATGTTTATAGGACTAGGAACTCAACGATGCTAGGACCGATCCCCCCTGAGATGGCACTGAAGAGTAGCCCCACCAAGGAGTCAGTGCTGGAACTATTTGGACGCCAGGCACAATTTCAAGAGATTACTCACACCTTAGCCAATGGCAAGGATTTGTTGATTGCTGGGGTTCCTGGGAGCGGTCGCCGGACCCTGGTCCGTCGGGCCGCCTTGGAGGTGGGGGCGAAGGTGATTGAGGTCGATTGTATTCGAGCTACGGATGGACGACGGTTTGTGCAACTGCTCTGTGAAGGGATTTCTCAGGGGGTGCAAAGCCAAAGGGCGATCGCCTTTCTCCGGGATTGGGCCGGCCAGGAGGGGCAACGTTGGTTTGAGTTTAACGAAACCTCTGCACGCAAACTCTCCCTACAACGGGAGCCGGCCCTGACGGAAGACCATCTTTGGCAGGCCTATCAGCAGTTACTGCAATTCCCGCAACAGTTGGCCATCGCCGTGGAACGACAGGTGATTCTCATTTTTCTGGGCTTTCCCCACATTCGCGCCTGGGACCGTACGGGCCAATGGGAAACCTGTTTGCAAGAGGCGATCGCCCGCCATACGACGGCTAACTATGTTTTGGTGACGACTCTGGCGGAAAGCCGCAATCGTCTCGATGAACCCAGTGGCTTGATGACGGTTTGTTTGACCCCCTTAGCCGATGATGTGGTGGCGGCTTGGGCCCAGTTGGTGTTACATCAGGTGGGATTGAGTTTTGATCCGCGTTCCTCAGCGTTGGATTTGTTTCTCAATGCGGTTCAGGGTCATATCGGCGACGCCTCGATGTTAGTGCGTCGCTTACGTCAACGACGTTGGCATCAGGGTCGCTTGGATGAGGCGGCAATTCAAGAAACCCTGGAGGATCTTTTGGCGGATTTGAGTAATATTTTTGAATCTATCTTAGTGCTATTACCGGCGTCTCAGTTACAACTCCTAGAATCGTTGGCGTTAGATCCGACGGATAAACCCCAAAGTCGTGATTATATTCAAAAGCATCATCTCTCCCGAGGTGGCTCTTTACAAGGGGCGATCGCCGCCCTGCAACATAAGGGCCTAATCTATGGCCCCGACCTCGGCTATCGTCTGGCTCTTCCCTTATTTGCCCTTTGGATTCGCCAACGTTTACGATAACTCTTCAAACTGGGTCTCTGGGCCGGGGAGGGGGCGCAGCGATGTGACGCCCCCCTCCCTAGACCCACACCCGACTCCTACAAGGCGCCGGCTCCGCTGAGGCCGAGGATCATACCGGCTCCAAGAATATGGCCGAAGCTGGCGGTGGCGAGGAGTTCTGACCAGCCAAATCCTTCAAATAAGCCGGGGACGGAGATGGGCAACGCTGGACCCACCCCCCGTTTTTGGATGGCATAGCGACCAATGGCGATCGCAAAGAGATTGCAGAAGACCATGATAATGGCCACTTGAAATGACCAGGGGGAGGTGAGTCCTGAAGCCGCTAGGGTTAAGGTACTGTTCGTAAACATCATTGTTGTAAATTGAAATAAATTAAAGTTACGGATGGGGCCAGATTATAGGCACAAATCCCTGGAGATGTTCACAAATGTTGAAATATTTAACAAAATGCCGGTTCTTGACCAACCGTTTAGGGATTCTTTTTATTGACAAAACCCTAAGAATGTGGTAAAGATTCTTGGGTGGTGTGAACGACAGAGTTAGGTGATTGAGTAGGAGCTATTGAAGAACCGGGGATGATGCGAATTAAAATCTGTGGCATTACCCAAGCTTCACAGGGACGAGCCATTGTCCAAGCTGGGGCAACAGCGTTGGGCTTTATTAGTGTCAAAGCCTCGCCTCGATACATTTCCCCCAAGGAAATTGCCCGGATTAGCCAGGACTTGCCCCCCTGCGATCGCATTGGGGTGGTTGCCAATGCTTCCCGAGAGGAGATTGTCGAGTTGGCCAGACAAGCACCTCTGACTGGGATTCAACTCCACGGCAACGAATCCCCTGAATTTTGTCAAACCTTGCGTCAGCAACTCCCAGGGCTGGAGCTGATTAAAGCCTTACGCATTCGCCAAACCTCAGATTTAGAACAGAGCGATCGCTATCAGGCCGTGGTCGATAGCCTCTTGCTCGATGCTTATCATCCCCAACAACTCGGCGGCACCGGGCAAACCCTCGACTGGCAGGCCCTGCGCTCCTTTGAGCCAGCCATCCCCTGGTTCCTAGCGGGAGGACTCACCCCAGATAATATTACCCAAGCCCTGACTCAGCTCCATCCCCAGGGAATTGATCTTTCTAGCGGTGTGGAGCGATCGCCCGGTGACAAAGATTTAGACAAAGTTCACGCCTTATTCCAGCATCTGAGTCGGTTAACCTGACGCCTTGCGCCCAAAGCTAAGGTTCGTGATATAGATCACTCCTCCAATCCCTTAAATTTCGCCATTTTCAGGAGGTTCCTCATCAGAACTTTAAAAAAGTCACCTCAATCATGAAGATTAAGCAAACTTGATAGGGAACATCTACCCAGACTCCAGGAGTCTGACTATATTGGGAACATAAGGGCTGACCTGTTAACGTAACGAAGAGTGCCAACCGTGACTACGACACTGACTTCGCAATTTGCTGCCTTCAATCCGTATCAACCTGATACCGCAGCAGTATATTCCGAACCGATCCATGCCTCGGCCAGCAGCCGGGCTAAACGCTTCATTGATATCGTCGGCGCGCTCGTCGGCTTAGGTATCACTGCCATCATTGCTATTCCTGTCGCGATCGCCAGTTGTATCTCTGATCCAGGAGGCATCTTTTATAGCCAGATTCGTTGCGGTTATAAAGGCAAACCCTTCCGAATCTGGAAGTTCCGCTCCATGGTTCGCGATGCTGACCAGAAAAAACACTTGGTTCAAAATCAAGCCAGCGGCTTCATCTTTAAGAACGAAAACGATCCCCGAATCACTCGGATTGGTCGTTTCCTCCGTCGCACCAGCCTCGACGAACTACCCCAGTTCTGGAATGTCCTCAAAGGGGACATGAGCTTGGTGGGAACCCGTCCCCCAACCCCTGACGAAGTGGCTCGCTATAACCCCCACCACTGGCGTCGTCTCGATGTTAAACCCGGGCTTACAGGGGAATGGCAAGTTAACGGACGCTCAACGGTGAAAAACTTCGAAGACATCGTTGATATGGATCTCCAGTACCAGGATAAATGGTCTGTGACCTACGATTTACAACTGATTCTCAAGACGATTCTGGTTGTTGTTAAGGGCAGTGGAGCCTGTTAAGGCTAGGAAACATCTCATTACTGATTGACGGTGCATTATCTCAATAGTCTGGGGTTGACACATCTGTATCAACCCCCTCAGCGCAAATCCTGCCTCCCGGCAGGATTTTGTGGTTAGCGCCCCAGACCCCCCTCATCTGGGACTATTGGAAGAAAAAACCAGCCAGAAAGACCGGTAAGACCAACAGGGCCGCGACGATCGCAAACAAGGTCACCGGGTCCACATCAACCACCGTTACCTTTGGATCAGAGGCAGCCGAGGAGTCGCGGGGAGTGCGATCGCCATTGGGAGAAGAATTAGGCATAATCAAACCAACCTCAAGTGAGGGTCATCTCCAGCCTACCTCACCTAGGGAGGCCATGGCGAATCTCACGTCTCTCGGCTAGAGGGTCTAGAGGGAAGCTTGCTGGGCGATGGCCTGAATATCAGGAATCGTAAACAAGGCATCAAACGCCAGACCTCGCTCTTGATAGAACTGGCCTCCTCCCTGTTGCCGGTCCACCAGAGACACCACCCGGTCCACGCAGTAGCCCGCATCTCGTAAATGAGTGACCGCCTTCATGGCCGACTGTCCCGTCGTCACCACATCTTCTAAAACCACCACCTTGGCACCGGGGTCTAGGCTCGGTCCTTCGATATAGGCCCGAGTTCCATGGCCCTTAGCCTCCTTGCGGACAATCAGCCCCGGTAACGGCTGTTGCTCATAGGCGGACACAACGGTCACCGCCGACACAATGGGATCTGCCCCTAGGGTCAGGCCCGCCACCGCTGCTGTATCCTCCGGGAGGCGCGATCGCATTAAGCGACCGACACATAACGCCCCTTCCGGGTCAAGGGTGACTAACTTACCATTAATATAGTAGGAACTGCGTTGACCTGAAGACAGAACAAAGTCCCCTTCCCGGTAGGCCAAACGAGCAAGAAGGGTTAAGAGATGCTGTTGCACCGTGGCTAAGTCACAGCTTGCCAACATCGTCGTTACAGAAGAGGTCATAGTGGCGAAGTCGTCAGAAAACGGGGTAAATGGATTAGAAACGAGGAAAATTGCCAAAACTCTGGCCCGCTTGTCTCAAGGCGGCCAGTTCAATGGCCCGGGGCAGAATTTCATGTTCTTGCACCTGGATGCGTTGGTGCAAGCTCTCCGGGGTATCATCGGGCAAGACTGGAACCGCCGCCTGGATGAGAATCGGGCCGCTATCGACCTTTAAACGAACGATATGAACCGTACATCCCGTGATTTTTACCCCAGCCTCTAACGCCTGTTCAATGGCGTGTAGGCCAGGGAAACTGGGCAGGAGACTCGGGTGGATGTTGAGCATCTGATCTCCAAAATGGTCAATTAAGACCTGAGTCACCCGACGCATCCACCCCGCCATAATCACCCATTCCACCCCAGACTGGCGTAGGGTTTGGGCGATATCAAAGTCAAAGGCTTCTCGACTGTGATAGTTGCGGTGATTGAGTAAAACCGCTGGGATCCCCCACCGCTGAGCGCGAGCAGCTACCGCCGCCCCGGGATTATTGTAAATCAGGACGGGGATTTCAGCTCGTAGTTTGCCATCGGCGATCGCCTGAACTAAGGCCTCAAAGTTTGTCCCACTTCCTGAGGCCAGAACCCCTAACTTCAAAGGCTGAGACCGTCGATCTGCCTCAGCAGGACGGTCGGGAGAAACAATAAAGGGAGTGGACGGTTGCGAAGACTGTTGCACGGCTGAATCGAGCTACCCTAGAGAATAACAACGGACATTTGGCGTTGCCCCTACATCATGCTGGAATGACATGCTGGAACTACATTGTCACAGTCAGTATTCTGACGGAACCTTGACCCCAACGCAACTGATTGAGAGGGCCGTGGGGGCTGGGGTGAAAGCCCTGGCCTTGACCGACCACGATACAATGTCGGGCTGCGCCGAGGCCGCTGAGGCCGCCCGACGCTATAACCTGACCCTGGTTCCTGGGGTTGAGTTGAGTACTGTTCACCGGGGCCGTTCCCTACATATTCTTGGCTTTTATCCCGATGGCGATCGCCTCCAGGGGCCCCTGCAAGCTCGCCAGGAGGGACGCAGACGGCGAGCTGAAGCCATGATTGAGAAACTGCACCAGTTGGGCTGTCCTATTGTCCTGCCGAACTTTCCCCCAGGGGTGGCCCCAAGTCGCCCTCATTTGGCTCAGGCCCTATTGAACGGGGGCTATGTTCAGTCTTGGGAGGAAGCCTTTAATCGCTTTCTCAGAGACGGTGGCCCCGCCTATGTTAACTATTCCCAATTTAGTGCCGAGGAGGGCATCACCCTGCTACGCTCCTGTGGTGCAGTTCCCGTCTGGGCTCACCCCTACTTATTTGCAGGGGGCTCCGTGGATGACATCCTGCCGGAACTGGTAGAACTGGGGTTGATGGGGCTTGAAGTCTATCATCCCCATCATCGGCGATCGCAACAAAACCACCTCCACCAGCTAAGCCAGAGCTACCATTTAGTCGTCACCGGTGGCACTGACTATCATGGCCCCGCCCCAGGACGAACCGCCAAAGAGTTAAACAGCTTTGCTCTGCCCCTCACTCTTCTTGAGCCACTTCAACGAGCGGCGGAACAACTCCAGTCATACCAGGGGGGTTAGACCCCTCGCTGAAGCTAGAAGTCCGGGGCCCCAGGGGGCAAACCTATTCATCGTTGACGGGTGCGGTAGGACTCGAACCTACGACTCGCTGCTTAGAAGGCAGCTACTCTATCCACCTGAGTTACGCACCCAGCTTTAAGGACTTGAAACCTTGGCCAATCTATCCTCCCAGCCTATCACACCCAACTAAAAATCGAAACGTGTGACCGTGAAAAAACTGTTAACCCGGGTATTAGCTTCGGTTGAAGGCGGATTACAGGGTACACTAAAATTTAAACCATCCGACAGTAGTTGAGATAGAGTTGACGTCAAACGGCAGCTTTGATGTCCCGGCGATCTGCGTTGGGACACAAACCTACCCCCTAAGACCATCATGGATATGATGGTTTCCCCTGTCGCGACTCTGACGACACCCCACCTGTCGTGTCCCACACCATCCATCGACCCCGATCGGAGTCAATTGGCAGTGTCATGTTTATTTTAAAAAGGCAGGATGTTGAAATTACCAGTATCCAGCACCCTAAATCCGGTCAACCGGTTCCGGTTCTTAACTATCAAGGGCAAACCTTTCGCCTGATT harbors:
- a CDS encoding cation:proton antiporter subunit C; translated protein: MLEASLLATILLGFVGMMFKQNLLMKIISMDVMSTGVISYYVLIAARKGLATPIQKPEEELIYADPVPQAVILTAIVIGFSIQALMLVGTMKLAHNNPTLETPNIERNNTP
- the psaK gene encoding photosystem I reaction center subunit PsaK, with the translated sequence MMFTNSTLTLAASGLTSPWSFQVAIIMVFCNLFAIAIGRYAIQKRGVGPALPISVPGLFEGFGWSELLATASFGHILGAGMILGLSGAGAL
- a CDS encoding ATP-binding protein — encoded protein: MLGPIPPEMALKSSPTKESVLELFGRQAQFQEITHTLANGKDLLIAGVPGSGRRTLVRRAALEVGAKVIEVDCIRATDGRRFVQLLCEGISQGVQSQRAIAFLRDWAGQEGQRWFEFNETSARKLSLQREPALTEDHLWQAYQQLLQFPQQLAIAVERQVILIFLGFPHIRAWDRTGQWETCLQEAIARHTTANYVLVTTLAESRNRLDEPSGLMTVCLTPLADDVVAAWAQLVLHQVGLSFDPRSSALDLFLNAVQGHIGDASMLVRRLRQRRWHQGRLDEAAIQETLEDLLADLSNIFESILVLLPASQLQLLESLALDPTDKPQSRDYIQKHHLSRGGSLQGAIAALQHKGLIYGPDLGYRLALPLFALWIRQRLR
- the purN gene encoding phosphoribosylglycinamide formyltransferase, with product MQQSSQPSTPFIVSPDRPAEADRRSQPLKLGVLASGSGTNFEALVQAIADGKLRAEIPVLIYNNPGAAVAARAQRWGIPAVLLNHRNYHSREAFDFDIAQTLRQSGVEWVIMAGWMRRVTQVLIDHFGDQMLNIHPSLLPSFPGLHAIEQALEAGVKITGCTVHIVRLKVDSGPILIQAAVPVLPDDTPESLHQRIQVQEHEILPRAIELAALRQAGQSFGNFPRF
- a CDS encoding PHP domain-containing protein, with the protein product MLELHCHSQYSDGTLTPTQLIERAVGAGVKALALTDHDTMSGCAEAAEAARRYNLTLVPGVELSTVHRGRSLHILGFYPDGDRLQGPLQARQEGRRRRAEAMIEKLHQLGCPIVLPNFPPGVAPSRPHLAQALLNGGYVQSWEEAFNRFLRDGGPAYVNYSQFSAEEGITLLRSCGAVPVWAHPYLFAGGSVDDILPELVELGLMGLEVYHPHHRRSQQNHLHQLSQSYHLVVTGGTDYHGPAPGRTAKELNSFALPLTLLEPLQRAAEQLQSYQGG
- a CDS encoding sugar transferase — protein: MHASASSRAKRFIDIVGALVGLGITAIIAIPVAIASCISDPGGIFYSQIRCGYKGKPFRIWKFRSMVRDADQKKHLVQNQASGFIFKNENDPRITRIGRFLRRTSLDELPQFWNVLKGDMSLVGTRPPTPDEVARYNPHHWRRLDVKPGLTGEWQVNGRSTVKNFEDIVDMDLQYQDKWSVTYDLQLILKTILVVVKGSGAC
- a CDS encoding Na(+)/H(+) antiporter subunit B; this translates as MKWFYLAAVGAIFLQFLLFPNPAPDWPEPSIIDLIVNDSGIPNTITGIIFRNRIYDTIFEVVVFTIAIMGCKFLLANDKPLSQVYQFSDRPSIVLARLGALISALVSIELAIRGHLSPGGGFAAGVAGGTAIGLVAITSNAEWMEGIYKRWRAALAEKLSVLLFIILAALTLLGFSLPDGEFGSLLSGGMIPIMNILVAFKVALGSWAAILLFIRYRGLF
- a CDS encoding phosphoribosylanthranilate isomerase, whose product is MRIKICGITQASQGRAIVQAGATALGFISVKASPRYISPKEIARISQDLPPCDRIGVVANASREEIVELARQAPLTGIQLHGNESPEFCQTLRQQLPGLELIKALRIRQTSDLEQSDRYQAVVDSLLLDAYHPQQLGGTGQTLDWQALRSFEPAIPWFLAGGLTPDNITQALTQLHPQGIDLSSGVERSPGDKDLDKVHALFQHLSRLT
- a CDS encoding Na+/H+ antiporter subunit E — its product is MIGYLNLFLRLSIWFLLTADFSILNISLGIAIAFLLPGLNKTPSRLQDWLRVFWEIVVAVPQAYWEAIEIMVSPHNQEEITLERVKPQRTPGLIFLDIFLITFTPKTVVVKYHEEGWYEVHKINRS
- a CDS encoding cation:proton antiporter, with amino-acid sequence MTPLTIVGITLPLLIGLTIYLLPPLAPYLALGITLLSLGYSVQILGHQEVVEPQLLDNFGISLQIDSLSGYFILTNALVMLSVLIYCWSQNKSAFFYTQFTILQGSLNAVFISADFLSLYVNLEVISITVFLLIAYPLTDRLIWIGLRYLFISNTAMLFYLVGAILVYQANHSFHFDGLMNAPPEAIALILLGLLSKGGIFISGLWSPLTNAESDTSVSVLLSGIVEKAGVFPLIRCALLLEDIQPIVQVLGIATAFFGVAYGLFERDTKRVLASSTISQLGWIMVAPAVGGIYALAHGLVKALLFFVVGALPSRDLEQLQQKPMASVLWVPLFIGCLSISGAPLWVGFGAKKLTLAQLPLIPNILMTIAAIGTAVLYAKFVFLPHRSSSRPVSPNFLILVGVLILGLVVANSVYLPAYTVFNLFKSIAIVLVGWGLYWVVLRKVHWQIPRIGEALEHLLGVMTLVLIILFWGVVL
- a CDS encoding monovalent cation/H(+) antiporter subunit G translates to MVENLSLFCMGFGLVLWFWGTFPLLGHRSVLFKLHSLSVSDTLGSMSILLGLLLKIPNEWPLLLLALLSLAIWNTILGYVLAYCSQNRLDHE
- the pyrE gene encoding orotate phosphoribosyltransferase, whose product is MTSSVTTMLASCDLATVQQHLLTLLARLAYREGDFVLSSGQRSSYYINGKLVTLDPEGALCVGRLMRSRLPEDTAAVAGLTLGADPIVSAVTVVSAYEQQPLPGLIVRKEAKGHGTRAYIEGPSLDPGAKVVVLEDVVTTGQSAMKAVTHLRDAGYCVDRVVSLVDRQQGGGQFYQERGLAFDALFTIPDIQAIAQQASL
- a CDS encoding DUF4040 domain-containing protein translates to MSDIYIDWIVLLLPLTALMLVRSRNPYQALVIRGIMGAIAALVYAVLGAADVALTEALVGTMLAITLYAVAVRSSLVLRLGIRGSELQGLSCNRQWGQLWQELRPMLERYHLRLELVTYPNAETLHQALVTEEVHAIAETVDKDHNPEKPFRMTTRIQRIYELMQGDLTLTDNHLVTIPDPTLTPPEPVPYGGHSR